One stretch of Coffea eugenioides isolate CCC68of unplaced genomic scaffold, Ceug_1.0 ScVebR1_353;HRSCAF=1016, whole genome shotgun sequence DNA includes these proteins:
- the LOC113758043 gene encoding uncharacterized protein LOC113758043, with product MEGTRSGRGRGRGVRQPTTDEGTRDTTTEPNPEPRVDPNAQIAAALQQMTDLLAHVVQQQGQPPIQQPGNPGHVVESEDRALERFQKFSPPKFLGGPDPDVAEKWLEKMIDIFAALHYSEERQVTFAVFQLEGAARSWWNVIRMKWDREQTPRTWVNFVRDFNAKYFPPLVQEKKEDEFIRLRQGMQSVAEYESQFTRLSKFAPELILTEQRRVRRFIQGLNVEIQKDLAVAQINIFSDAVEKALRVENARLQVRNFQVKKRGFSASSSTQGDKGTPPKFGRGAGGGRVTTQSSKANSGQSKVEGTKPKVPARVYSLEQQQVPDSSGVVEGTIPVFHRLARILVDPGATHSFVNPDFMYGIDITPVSLPYDLEREIEFKIDLLPGTSPISKTPYRMAPAELKELKLQLQDLLERGFIQESGSPWGAPVLFVKKKDGTLRLCIDYRGLNNMTIKNKYPLPHIDELFDQLQGAVVFSKLDLRQGYYQLLIKKEDVPKTAFNSRYGHFEFAVMPFGLTNAPAAFMDLMHRVFKPYLDRFVVVFIDDILVYSKTREEHEQHLKLVLQTLRDHRLYAKFSKCEFWLEKISFLGHVISKEGITVDPAKVEAVAEWKRPENPTEIRSFLGLAGYYRRFIKDFSKLAGPLTDLTKKNSRFVWDTRCETSFQELKRRLTMAPVLALPNGKDSFTVYTDASREGLGCVLMQNKNVIAFASRKLKTHEQNYPTHDLELAAVVFALKKWRHYLYGVTFEVYSDHKSLKYLFSQKELNM from the exons atggaaggcactcgtagtggacgaggccgcgGGCGCGGGGTTAGGCAACCCACAACTGACGAGGGTACTAGGGATACCACGActgaaccaaatcctgaacctagggttgaccctaaTGCCCAGATAGCTGCTGCATTGCAGCAAATGACCGACCTGTTAGCCCACGTAGTGCAACAGCAGGGCCAACCTCCTATCCAGCAACCTGGGAACCCTGGCCATGTAGTAGAGAGTGAAGATCGGGCCctagagagatttcagaagttctctccaccaaAATTTCTGGGCGGGccagatccggacgtggccgaaaAATGGTTAGAGAAAATGATAGATATTTTCGCCGCCCTACACTATTCAGAGGAGAGGCAGGTTACTTTCGCTGTATTCCAACTGGAAGGGGCCGcgcgttcttggtggaacgtgatacgaATGAAGTGGGACCGGGAACAAACCCCAAGAACATGGGTAAACTTTGTGAGGGACTTCAATGCGAAATACTTTCcccctctagtccaggaaaagaaggaggacgagttcattagaCTCCGTCAGGGGATGCAATCGGTGgctgagtacgagagccagtttactcgTTTATCTAAGTTCGCCCCTGAACTCATTCTAacggagcaaaggagagttCGGCGTTTTattcaagggctcaatgtggaaattcaaaaggatctggcggtagcccagatCAATATCTTTAGTGACGCCGTGGAGAAAGCTTTGCGAGTTGAAAATGCCAGGCTTCAAGTAAGGAACTTTCAGGTGAAAAAACGGGGGTTCTCTGCGAGTAGTTCGACCCAAGGGGATAAAGggacccctcccaagtttggaagaggAGCAGGGGGAGGAAG AGTAACCACCCAGTCGTCGAAGGCTAACTCGGGACAGTCCAAGGTAGAAGGGACAAAGCCAAAGGTGCCAGCTCGGGTTTACTCCCTTGAGCAACAACAAGTCCCTGATTCCTCTGGggttgtagaaggtacgatccctgtttttCATCGTCTAGCTAGGATTTTGGTTGACCCTGGtgctacccattcctttgttaaccccgaTTTTATGTACGGCATTGATATAACCCCTGTTAGCttgccttatgacttagaa agagagatagagtttaagattgaCCTGTTACCGGGGAcatcacctatctctaagaccccctaccgaatggcacctgctgagctcAAGGAGTTGAAATTACAGTTGCAAGACCTGTTGGAGCGTGGGTTTATTCAGGAGAGTGGATCTCCGTGGGGGGCTCCGgtactatttgttaagaagaaggatggaactttaagattgtgtatcgattatcggggattaaacaatatgaccattaagaacaaatacccacttccccatatcgatgaactgtttgaccagttgcaaggcgcggtggtcttttcaaagttagatctccgacagggttactatcagttgcttattaagaaagaagatgtacccaagactgctttcaattctagatatgggcattttgagtttgcagtcatgccctttgggttgaccaatgcccctgccgcctttatggatttgatgcatcgggttttcaaaccctacctggaccgatttgttgtCGTGTTTATTGACGACATCTTGGTCTATTCTAAAACCCGTGAGGAACATGAGCAGCATTTGAAGCTAGtgttacaaaccctaagagatcATCGGCTAtacgccaaatttagtaagtgtgaattttggttggagaaaatctctttcttgggACATGTGATTTCAAAAGAAGGTATTACAGTGGATCCCGCGAAAGTAGAGGCAGTGGCTgaatggaagaggccagaaaaccccactgAGATTCGCAGTTTCTTAGGGTTGGCTGGGTACTATAGACGCTTTATtaaagacttttccaaactggccGGCCCTTTAACCGATCTAACGAAGAAAAATAGCCGTTTTGTGTGGGATACTAGGTGTGAAAccagttttcaggagttgaagcGAAGGTTAACCATGGCTCCTGTTTTGGCCTTACCAAATGGGAAAGACAGTTTTActgtttataccgatgcttcgagGGAAGGCTTAGGGTGTGTGTTAATGCAAAACAAGAACGTGATTGCCTTTGCCTCTAGGAAACTAAAAACCCATGAACAAAACTACcctacccatgacttggagttagctgctgtggtctttgctctgaaaaagtggagacactatctctacggggttacctttgaggtttattcagaccataagagtcttaaataccttttctcccaaaaagagttgaatatg